The genomic segment aaatttgtgaAAAAAATGAGCTCTCGTTCTCATTCTCCCCTCTTGGCCGGAGCGTCATAAAATATCTCATCTGCTTCTGGGCCAGGAGAAACCATTTTACGATTCCTCGTCCTTTCCCAAGAGGAGGAAAGAACTGAAGATTTGtgtctctgttccccccccccaataaatgtCAGTAGAGGCGGTGCTTTGATTCTGCTCCCCTCCCAGCTCTCTTTTCTTGATCACCTGCGTTTTCTCTTGGATCTTCCTCCTGGGCGCTTTTGCCAAAGGGACTCCCTCTTTCTTGGAGCGCCTGCTGCTCCCAGGCCTGCCCGCAGGAGTTCTCAGCCAAGCTGGCCTTGAATTTGAAAGTGACCTTGGCCGGTTTTGGCTGGCTGCAGAAGGACGCCCGGCCATCAAAACCCACCTGACGGTTTTGAGAGAATCTTGTCGTTAAGCCCCGTTATCTCAGATCGAGTTCTGCCTCAGTCGCACTGCCTTCagcaagttgtttttttttttaaagaagaaaggatgGGAGGCTGGGGAAGGAAGTCGCACGGCCAGCCAGTTGAAGCAGCTGCTGGAGATCCCTCTGGAGGTGCGCAGAAGGTCCACATCTGAGCCAACGCTGGCAGAAGTGCCCAGGGCTCCTTCTGGGGAAAAGACTCGGTAGCCGCACCTCCGGCATTttgcaaggggagggagggacgCTGGGCTGGCACCCTTCCGAGGGCTGAGAGGGGAAAGACgggcaggcagaggaggagaagccgtcctttcgtggggggggggggtgagccgATGGTGCCCCCCTGCCCAAAGCAGAAGCAAGGGGGCTTCCTTTCCAAAAAAAGGGAGTGCCGTGCGGTGGCTGGGGTTTGCTCTGCttctcacccccccaaaaaaaaaggtggcCCTGGGGCGCTTGGCCCTGCAATGAGAAGGGAATTAAGGGATGGATTGGAAGGTGTGTCTCTCTGCAGAACGTTGGTGGAGGGGCGCTGTGGTCCCCCAGGAGTAGCATAGCCCAAGGGGGAGGGTGGGAAACAAACCTGCCCAGTGGTTACAGGACACTCCTTCTGGGTCCTTTGGCAGCAGCCTCACCGGTTGGGGTCAGCAGCAGTGCTTGTCTCTTtacccatttggggggggggggttgaacccAGGcagtctttcttcttcctctccctcctcttcttcttcctcttcttcttctccttcctcctcctcgcccaACACACAGATCTCTATCTGTGCTGCCCCTGGTTGTTAAACAGTTATCCAGCATGCTTTTTAAATGTGGGAAACTTGATGTGCCCTGCCCGCATGGCTCTGTCTTCTTCATTAGTGCCCCACGCATTAATTGAAAGGGCAAGGTGGGCCGTCAGGGGGGTGAAGCAGTAACGCAAGGTTACAGTAGAGGGCTGGCAGGGATGTGAATGGCCGGGGTGAGTGACTCAGGGTCTGTGACTCAGGGACTCCTGCTGCTGTGTCTCCCTGGATCAGGCCATGGCTCTGTTCTTTCCCGTCTTTTCCCCCCTTGCCCGGCTCAGAGGTTGAGAAACGGAGGTCACCCTGAGAGGAAAGGATGCGCTTGCAGAACAAGCCCTATGTGGCTGCCTTCAAACTTCAGAGGCAGAGGGAGACAGGACACCAGGATTACTGTCAGGAAGAGATACGGGATTACTGatggactcgggggggggggggaacgcgcCCCATCCGCCTCAAAGGATAGGAGTTGTGTATACATTAGCGTATGCTGGTTCATAGCCGTAATGAAGGCTTATGATTCGTCTGATCTCAAGGCAGAAGCAAGGCAGCCACCCTTAAAAgtcccccaatgttcttggactacaacccccagaaatcctgaccggCATGGCTTGTGGaggagaaggcttctgggcgttttgGACCAAggacgtctggggacccaagcctGGGAACCACGGCTTTAAAAACCCAAACGCTTCCAGCCACCGCGTTTCCATTCAGCCTCCGAAACACACACACCGGGGCAGCTTCGTTGTGAGAACATAGGCGGCTTTCCTCTCACACTGATAGTGTAGttgtcaaaatatatatatattgtttgtgtgttttttaaaaaaaggacagtgGAGAATTCCTTACAGAGAGTGGGCGGCATCTGAAAGCGCCACCAGGTTTTGGGTGAACAAAAAATAATCTTATTTCAGGATCAAAAGTTGCCTTAGGAAACCAGAAGCATCTCGCGGAGGGAGAGTGGGCCCTTTCGGGTGCTCTTCGTTCATTGGTAATGCAATTTCATTTACAGCCCACAATTACAGTTATCCGTCCGTCCTCGTTGTCACTCCTGTTCGCCAGGGTGAGGAGAGGTGCTCCTGCCTAAGACTGGCAGATGGATTGATCTTGCCCTCTCCTGCTCCATGTGCCTTGCCCCTTCCTCTTTAATTTCGGGCTtcgaaaagcggggggggggggctcccaccACAACAAACTCTCAGAATTTAGCATCCCAGCCTCAGGATCTGACATTGATCAATTCCCGTCTGCAGCCGCTAGAACACCATCCAGCTATGAAACACACTGAGTAATGGGGATGAATGATCTTGCCCGGGAGACAGGGCTGTCGTCTTGGTTTTGAGGGCCCCGGGCGCTGTGAAAGGGAGCAGACGGGAGCTTCCTTCAGGCCGTTGTGTTGATCTGTTGCCTTGAGAGGCAGTAGGGTGTAGTGGCTAGCAGGGGACACTTGGCCTCAAATCCGCTCCCCACCCTCTCATACCATGAAGCTCGTTAGATAAACTTGggcttctctttctcccctccttcaCTAAATACCCAGCTGTGGAGCTTggcaaagttacattttgggctGTAACTTCCAACACGCTCAGTAACCTTTCCTTTTGCCAAACCTGTTCAATCCTGACTCTCAGAAATTTCTGTCTGGGATTTAAGCAAAAAGAAAACTCGCCTTATATCAGAATGCATGAGACAGAATTTTCCCAGTTTATTCGTCTTGACCAAATACAGGGTGAACTCCGTTGGTTTGTTAAAACATATTCCACCTTTAGAGATCTCAGAAGCATAAATAAAATGTCACTGAATCTAAAGAGCAAACTGAACATAGCACATATCAGGATCCCCCAAAACAGGAACTGGGAGAGCAAACCGGGCCAGGGGTGCAGCGACAGAGAGAAACGTTGGCCGGGCACCGAAACACGTGTCAAGACAGACCTGATCAGGCTGCCCAGGGCGGACGGTTGCCCGTTCTGGGTCAAAGCCAGCCCAATGGCAAGGAAGGGGGAAGCGTAGCTGATCCCTCTTGGAGGACAGACGCTTTGCTCAGAGCAGGAGTAGGCACTACGGGGGGGGGATCCCGACGCCTCTTTTCAGCCACCGTAGCCCCCGGATGCCCACAAGGTGCCAACATCCGGCAGCGAATTCTGCTGGAAGCACAATCATTCGAAGGGTTTCCCTGGGGTTGTCTTTTCCTCATGGATGGCCAGATTTCTTTGGTGTGGCTTTTGGGGTCCTTAGATGGTCCCCAGAATCAGGCCCTAGGGGTACCTGTACTACCCAGCCTCCATTTTGCCCAGTCCTGGTCCAGAGCTTTATGGATCGCCATCAGCcgtttgaattgtgcctggataCACACAGCCTGGAGGatcctttggtctgatccagccagAGGCATATCCCCGTGGCTGATGTAATGGAGAGGAAGTGCTCTGAACCCTCGCAGGCCCGTCTCTTAGAAAGCCACCCTTCTTCTTGTGCCTGCTTTGTTccacaaacaaaccaacaaaccagctGTCCTTGTTGTGCCAGCTGTCCTTGCAGTCTGGCAAAAATCTCTATGCTGGCATCAAAAGCTCTTGTTTCTTGCTGTTCACATCACTGGCATAGGAGTTGCACAGAGGTAATACCGGAGGGGAACAGAGGTGCATGAGCACCAGCATACACACGCACGCTCagttgcacacatgtgcatgcacgccGGCTGTCCTGTCAGATCACACAGCCTTTCTCCTGACTTCAGAATGGCAGAGCCAGCCCGGGAGAAACATCCCTTGGCCTCCGTCCTGAGCTTTCCACCCAAAGGCCGGCAGTTAATTGCTCCACAATGGCCAGCCTGTCACCAAGTTGTCAGAAATTTAATAATCCGGACACACGGCAGGGTGTTTTGTCGGGGTGGGGAACGTTTTTCGTGCCAGGGAAAGTCAGATTCCCGGCTCTGCTGCTGACAGCTCTGAAATTGGGCGTCAAGGCAGGCGAAGAGGCTGGCGACAGCCGAGCAGACAACAAGGGCATCGGAGAGCCTGGCTCTCCTCTGAACCCCCGGTGCCCAGGGTTTcagccattgggggggggatctGGGAGGACCTCTCTCTGGTGGACCAGAAGCCGGTCGGCATGATGGAGATGCAAGAGACTACGGGCAGGGTGAGGATGGGTGGACTCCTTTCTCACTTGCCTCCCACGTTCTGCCAGTTGTTCTGTGGCGGGCGCCTTCCTGCCGTCTCACTCCGCCGTGCAAAGTTGCCACCACCGCCTGTGCCAAACCCACACGACTTTGCCTTTCAAGTGCAGCAAGGTCAACGCGGCATGGCTGGAGAAATCCCAGCTGCTGGAATCTCGAAATGCCAGTTCTAAAGACTTCATGGGACACACAGGAAGCATCCATCCAAGGAGTCAGCCCAGACTGAGCGGGCTGCCCGCGTCTGCTTGCCATGGTGGCTCTTTCGGCCAAATTCCCTCCCAGGGCTGCTCTGAGGTGAGACCAGGGGGTGACCATGGCACCTGCTGCCTGCCAGGCGGGTTGGGAGGCGGGGGCTCTGTCCTTCGGGCACAGCCTCCCACCCCGCTCCAGACGCCCAGGTCTTGGCATTACCTTTGGTATTGCCTTGGACATAGCATCAGGGCCCTGCAGAAACCCCAAGAGATGCTTGACCATTGTCATAAAGGAAACAAGGCCTAGGTGATGGGAGCCACATGCTTCTTGTTCCCTGATTCCTTCCCTGGCTTCAGCAGTCAGAGGCATCAGGACAACCCTCAGGAGAAGGATTgacctctttcttcccccccaaCCCCGTGCGCCGCCAGAGATCTCTTCCTgggctcctctcctcttcctctggaCATCTCTGTGGGGACGGGGAGGGACAGCCTTCCTTCCAAACTGCAAGGTTGCCCTTGGATTTGGAGGGAAACGTGCGCTCTGGACTCCGTCGACAGGCAGGCTTATGCTGGGACAGAAGCCGACCAAGCTTGTGGTTCTCCTGGATAGGAAGAGGCAAAGGAAGGTGGGCTCTTGCAGCATCTTGTAAAAGGGGCTTTAAAGAGTGCCAATTTCCCAGCGGTCCCAATTAAATTTCACTGCAAATTGCATccctttaaaaattatgtttaaatcaagaaatataaaatacgCGAAGGGAGCTTGTGCACTTTTAGCTGCAATTATGTGGTCGATGTCAGAAGATCTTGAGCTGTTCAAGAGTTTGATGCAAGTGCGAGGGTGGTCTGGGTGATGTGAAAGATTTGGCATGAAAGATTTGTGGACCACAACTTCCATTGTCCTGTACCACGGGCAGGagaggctggggattctgggagtagaagtccaaaacatctggagcgcTAAATGTTGTCCATTCATGCTGGCCGTTACAGAGCTGGCGGAGGTGCAGAAGAAGGAGGCATCAAAGTTCCTGACGTCTATGACcagattgttgggggggggggaaggtcctcTTGTTTAAAGCCATTTGCAAAGTGGGGGTTGCAGAATCTGCTCCATGGTGGTCAGTTTCAGGTCGGAAGAAGGTGTCTCAATCTTGGATGGCATTAGAAACCCTTGCTTAATTGCCCTGGTTGGCTATTCAGGGCATCTTCCGTAGCCCaacagaaaagagagggaggggaacCTTGTAGTCCTTTGACGCGACCCCCAGTGTGGTTGGGTAATGGCAGATTAATAGCCAGGAAGGAAAAGGTAAACACTTATTCTGCTCTCCCCACCACCAGATCAGCGGCTTTGcaatggagtgggggggggcaagtggTTATGTGGAATCCTTCAGGAAGAACAGCAAGGGAACTCTGCAGGACACACAGTTGGTAGCTGAGCAGAAAGAGCTGGAGAACGTGGAATAAAAGTCCATTAGGATTTCACCCGGTTTGAGTTTCACCCACTAAAGAAGCAACAAATAACCAGGATTTCCCCTTGGCAGAGATAAGGAGTGTACCATTGAATGTATACGTCTGTAAATGGAActtaaataagaaaacaaaactttATTTTGGTTAGGAGGTCCAGGACCAGCCATCCTGGCGGACCCCATTCAACTCTGCACTCTTTCACATAAcactgtttttgtcttgtttcccAGTGCTTGTCGGTTAGATGTGTGGCCTCTAAGACTTTGTTATTGTAATTCATTGATTCCAGATCACCGCCCACCGTGGAGGAAAGGCACCTGGGAGGGAATAGGTTTAGCAAAATAGTTGTGCAAAAGGAGtaaaacagctctctctctcgttctctctcttcATCTTTTGTTCAAAGCATGTTCTGTAAGGAGAAGAAATGGGGTTCTTTCTGCAAAGGCTAGACACCAGTGTTGTGGATTTCTTGTGTATCTCGTCCTCCAGGGTCTGCAAAATAGCTCCTCTGGCAGGACTTGCAAAATGGATTTCCATTTAAACCATTAGCGTAATTGGTGATCAATAAAGAACGAGGTCTTTTAACAGTCTCCCTTTTGTATCAGTTTTATAGAGGGAGAAGCTCCTGTGCCCGCCTTAGAAGGGTCAGAGATGAGAAACACCAGTGGCCCTGAACTTGAAAAAGTTGCATGTTTGAGATTCTGGTTGCTGTATTCTCCTCCTCCTACCCCCGgccaaaggaacttttccaaactcagcCCGGGCACCCACCCATCTTCTCTCCTGCTCTCTGGGGCCACGGTGCATGGTTCTCTGCCACAGGATGCCCAGAAGCAATACCGCTTGGTGGCTGGTCCTGTTGGACCATAGAATGGGAGCGTCCAAAGGACGGGAGCCACTCCTTCACGGGAAATTAAGTGAGGGTTTGGCCAAGCAGGACCTGCTCATGAGGCAGGTCTCAGACCTTGATCcctttggggtcccttccaactcgaTGATTTCATGGCTCCATCCCTCCTTGTGGGCTTTTCCTCACTGAGGTTCCAAGAAGGTGTGGAGACACGGCTGGCATGTCTTTTCCCCAACCTGCTGGGTCCCTCCAGATGGACCGAGCGACGCCTGCATTCATCCCTGGCTAGCGTCACCCTTGGGCATCAGGTTGAAGGAAGCGGTACTtgcatttctttccccccccccccggcttctccGTGCATTTTCTGTGCACCCCACCTCCCCAGGAGGGACACATAGGGAGAGCCAGGTCAGGCAGCCAAGCCCACACGGTGTGGGACCCTCTTGCTGGTCTCCCGCTCAGGGTGGAGCCCCTCGAGGCCCTGAGTGGCTTCCGAAtgtgcttgcccccccccccggcctgctgCTCGCTGCCATCCTTCCTAGAGACCTTTGGGGCCGGCTCTTCTGGGGGGAGAAGGGCTGAAAAGGGGCCTCCTCTCTGACCCAGCAGGGACCCTCTTGCCTTCCGCTTTCATGTGTCTCTAGAGCTgcatctttttcattttattttctgttctggaaAGAGCTTTATACAAAGCGGTGGTTGGCGGGTGGGCGGTTTCTTTCCAGCCACTTCAAACTCATCCATTCCCGGTCTtgggttttcttccttcctctcccgaCTCCCTGCAGGACATCTTCACGCCAGAGTGCAAATTTAAGGAGTCGGTCTTTGAAAACTACTACGTTATTTACTCCTCTACGCTGTATCGGCAGCAAGAATCCGGGCGAGCCTGGTTCTTGGGACTCAATAAAGAAGGGCAGATCATGAAGGGGAACCGGGTGAAAAAGACTAAGCCCTCGTCACATTTTGTACCGAAACCCATAGAAGGTAGGAAAAGTCCTGGGTTTTCTTTCTCTGCatgaagggggtgggagggtttGGCACGGGAAGGCAGGGGGAGCTGAAGCCCGTCGCCGATTCGGGGAGGGCTGGACAAAACCAGATGAGCTCAAGGGCTCCTTTTGCCTTTCCTTCGCTGGGTAGAATGCAGCCGGGCTCACTTGCTCGAGAGACCCAGAACGGACGTTCCACTGAGGCCTCTCCGACGGAATAGCCAGCTCCTGCTCTCAGCTTGCAATGTGTTGCCTCTTGGATTATAGGCTTTCAAAGGAGCGAACCATATGGAGGATCCTGCCTCAGAGGGCGGCCACTGAGCACCTTTCTGCCCCTTCTGTCCAGGAAGTGGGTAGAGCTCTAACCTTGATGAGGTGGCACGTAAAAGCCCAGTCCTGACTGACTCCACACCACCTCAAAACGTGGATGCCGGTCAGGCCCCCTGCGTGGGGAACGCCAAGTCCGAAGTGGTGTTTGGGTGCACGTTCACCTGTCGGTGTTTGCTCTGAATCGGGGAGATCGGAGGACGAGGCCCGGCTCCCGGCCACAGAGGACCCCCAAGAGGCTTCGGCTAAACGGGGTTCCGGGTCTCTCTTCCGAGGTCGACCTCCAGGGCGGAGAGGGGCGTTCTCTGCCAGGGAGCCCCTGCGCCTGGCCGCGAAAGGGGATCCTAAATCCCTCTCCAGACTACGGATCCCAAGCAGCCAAAAGGACGAGGCCGTGGCAGTTAACAGCAGAACCCAGCGGCAATCACTTCCTCGTGTAAACACAACCGTAGTGATTCATGCTGCTGCTGTGGGAGTCACGCTGGAACCGTTTTGAATGGGTGGGAAcccaggctttttttaaaaaaagcggtTCACTCCTTCCAAAATGCTGTCGCCCCCATACTTCCGTGTAGAGTCCAGACCTTGCCATGGGGGGAGAACTTTTGCGTGTGTGGAATGTCCTGCAGTAGCTGCATCAGGTGGTGGCTAAAGAGCAGCGGCAGAATCGTATGTGAAAGAGGGGAATTCAGATCCTGACTGAACTGCAGATTTAGGATGAGCTGAAGGGGCACCCCTTTTCGCCCTGTTTTGGTTAGATTTAAATTTTGATCGGCTCTGGCTGAATTTTCACACCAGGCACTGGATTTGTGAACGCCTCTTGCCCGTGTCCTGTAGACCCCCTTGGCACGCTTTGGGTAGAGGGGAGCGGATCcatcttctgcccccccccaggtttcTATGGATCTTTGAGTCAGTGCTGTGGGCATTGTCATTAAGGGGCTGCCACCCCCCCCATTTCACAAAATGACTTGGGGGCGGTGGTGTGCAGAATCAGAGAAGATCTAGGGGTGGGGGTGATACAGACgccccctttccccacccccacaggttGGTACGTGAGACAGACATCCAGGGGGTGAGagatttatttgtgttttttttttttttaagcagagatgcTCTGCTGTGGCCCTTCCCGTCACgtcctcttttttctcttcctttgttaAACTTGCCCCTTTCCTCCCAGCGTCTAGTGCTTTGATCCCCCTGGAAAGCCTCCAGAGCCCGCGGGGTCTTCTTTCCTTGAATTGTTGATTCCCATTTATTAACCACCCTGTGGTCTGTAGGGAAACAATGATTCATGGCCCGAAGCAGAGCCTCTCCGGTGAGGGCAGGAGACTTCACTTTGAGACTGGAAAGGACATCGCTAGGACGAGAACCTTCTCTCGAGATGCTTCTCTTGTGCTCGGACTGTGGAGAGGCTTTTCCCTGTTGCCAAAGGTTCTGAGAAATTGCATTCGGGTCGCACAACTCTGATGGCACCACAAGTCATTTCAGCCACCCCGACCAGTTGTGGATATAAACACTTGTGCGGCTGAGCCACAGGCGGTGGGACAAGAGAATGCAAATATATGGATATCGTGTGCATTGGTTTTTCAGCTTTTTTGTTCTAACGTACCATTAAAATTGAAATGCACACAGTCCTCCAAGGCTTGAGCCACGCAACTCGTGCCCCAGTTACAAAGAATTCCACCTTGGTTCTCTGGGTTGCTCCAAATCCCCCTTTCAAGGACAGTGAGTCCCAGTGTGTTTCGACCACACCACCATCAATGAATCGACATTTTTATTGGCAACACGGTGGTCTCATCTGTAGGAGTAGACCATCTGAAACGTAAGAGTCCTGACCTTCAGTGACACCAGATTCACAAATAAGGAACCTTCaattataaggggggggggagtatttgtGTGCTACCTTTGTTTCAGAATTGCAGAGTTTGCCTCTAAGGGCCTCCTCTGTGGTGCCGATGGTTAAAGATCATTGGAGGAGTCCCTTTCACCCCTGGAAGCTTACGCAGGGATCCCTGAGGAGCAATCTGAGAATAGGCGAAAAACAAACGCAGCAATACTTTTCTGACTGTGAGCCCTTCACCCCTTCAAAGGGTTCCTAGGACCAAGCTGGAAATTTGGTCAATGGGGTCTCTAAAGGTTTCGACCTTGAGTCCCCATTCACTAAGAAGGACCCTGTCTCATAAATCATATGACTCTAAATGGCCGTCTCCACTTTGCACCCAGAAAGAGCCACCCACCCACTCTCGTTTTTCCACCTTCTCGGGAGAGGCAGGTGCAAAGTCGTGGCTCACAGCACCAGACCCGGAGCTGCTAAATGCCAGcagacccttttttttttccccagacacaAATCTGGTTGTTCCAGAGGTATTACATGGCTAGTTCATTGGAACAAAGATAACCACACGACTGCATGGCACTGTACAATGGAGACACAAATGCATTCTGGTGGACAGGGTTCTGCCTCATCCCAGGCAGGAAGTATTCTCCTGAGTTAGCGATGTGCAAACGCAGATTTGAGGCGGCGCGTGGGTTGCAGGGACGGGAGGTCAGGTAGAAACGAAGCGCATGTACTGTACGTAAGAGGGAAACTATGGCAATCGCTGGTGGTTCACCAAACCCGCTCCTGCTTCCTCCCCCAGCTTTCTCGATTTTAGCAACTTCGTTTAGGAGGGCTTTTGACTTTGGCTCATGTTAAACCACCAGGAGTTGAAGATCCCGGCTGTTCTGTCGCAAAGCCCTGGacaacagcgggggggggggggagtgcagagATTGGCCAGTAGATCCTAATTGACCAAACGGTGGCTTGCAAGATCCTTCTGGAGAACATAAACGGAATCCATTCAAATAAGTGAAACCCCTTGGGAGGGAGGAACAGATTAGCTGGATTAGAAAGCATCTTGATGAAACCTGTTGGCtttgagacgggggggggggggagagatttctaCTGCCACCTTTCTAGCCTCTGTCAAGGGGGGGGCTACTCTTTTGGTTCAGGCAGGATCGCTCTACAAGAAGCCTTCCTCTTCCAATTGAGCAGGGGCTTAACAAGAGAGCTGCTTTGTGACAGAGGTCAATTAAAGTGGATGTGCTTAATTTCCAAGGGCCAAATTTGGGGGTCGGGGGTGTGTGTTAAGGCAGCGACAGAAGGAGACTTGGAGAAGgattcttgtttgcttttctcgaCTGGTTCTtctaagagaaaagcaaacaaacaaacccaaaacctcgttccccacccacccaccctctctctttGGGAACCAAAGAGGGTGGCCCTTCAGGTCCATTTGCTTTTGGGATGCGAAGACCAGTGGCTCCCTTCGCCTGACCTGCGCTCAGCGTCATAGATTGTTCAACATGCAAGGGAGCGTGAATGCAATTCTGTCTCTGCGGTTCCGGGAGGGTGCTGAGCCCTTTGGGCAGAATGACggctgctctctctttctcccccgcTTCTTTTTCCAGTGTGCATGTACAGAGAGCCATCCCTGCATGAAATCGGAGAGAAACAGGGACGCTCCAGGAAAAGTTCAGGGACGCCCACCATGAACGGAGGCAAAGTTGTCAACCAGGACTCAACATAGCGGAGAGACGCGTGCCACCCACCCCCTGCATCCGATGTCTCCCCGCCCGCccactcgcccgcccgcccgcccgcccgcccatccCAGCGAGCCCTCACTGAGACAGCGATAAACTGAGCAAAGCAGGAGATTCCAGCCGCGGCCGAAATTCTGAACTCAACCCTTCCCTCGGTGTCGTCGGAGAAGTTCTTGCTCTTGCAAAGTTTTAGAATACagtacaaatacacacacacacacacaaagtgaaggggagggggggaaaggtatATATTTTCAATCCGGACTCCATTAACATTTTACAAACAGCAAAACTGTTTGCTCTGTGATTTAAGGGGGGAAATTGTTCATCTCTGCATAAGaaaaaatataattataattataataaattattctctaacagtaataataaaaaatatacataataataataaaggtgttatctttaaaaaataaaacacatttgctTTTGGAGAATTGAACTGACTTTGTGATGGGAAAGGAAGCGCGGACGTGGGTGAGAAGCGGATGTGGGTGAATGTGAGGCCGTTGGTTCcaaattcacacacaaaaaaacttttttctctggcttcctcccccccccaaaaaaaaaaaaaaggctggaggGTTCATGGCTGGTTCATCTCCAACCAGGAGGGAAGGGCAAACCTGGGCCCCAGAGGggcagaggggtgggtgggtaagggAAAATTGTTCCTTCCATTGGCCAAGTTGAGTGGTGTCCGACTCGTGGCCCCCCTGGCAGAggtctcaaggtaagtgagatatttaaggagtggtttcgtcaagtgagatatttaaggagtggtttcgtCACTACCACCACTGCTccgtgagtttctgtggccaagcagggatttgaactcaagtcttctGAGTTCTCATCCATTGCTCTATCTGCTACCTCCATGGGAGTGGCAGGTGTGCAGACGAGATTGCTGGACTTTGGTGCCAACTCCACCACCCACCACCTCCCTGATGCCAGCATGAGCCACGGAGGAGAAGGATGGACACGGAAGCCCAGAAGAGGCATCCACTAGATCGCCTTCCTGAGTCTCACAGGTTTAGCCTAAGCCAAACCTCTGACGAGGGGCgggtgtgtttgtgtggatgATCTCCCAGAGAAAAAAGGCTGTGGTTTGCATGTTGGAAGATACTGCCATGTCAGGGGTGTGGAACGTGTTTGCATGTCTGTGT from the Pogona vitticeps strain Pit_001003342236 chromosome 3, PviZW2.1, whole genome shotgun sequence genome contains:
- the FGF12 gene encoding fibroblast growth factor 12 isoform X4 encodes the protein MESKEPQLKGIVTRLFSQQGYFLQMLPDGAIDGTKDENSDYTLFNLIPVGLRVVAIQGVKAGLYVAMNAEGYLYSSDIFTPECKFKESVFENYYVIYSSTLYRQQESGRAWFLGLNKEGQIMKGNRVKKTKPSSHFVPKPIEVCMYREPSLHEIGEKQGRSRKSSGTPTMNGGKVVNQDST
- the FGF12 gene encoding fibroblast growth factor 12 isoform X2, producing MRLAGLLGTQASLMLQCLCGRRLSSSGSPEPQLKGIVTRLFSQQGYFLQMLPDGAIDGTKDENSDYTLFNLIPVGLRVVAIQGVKAGLYVAMNAEGYLYSSDIFTPECKFKESVFENYYVIYSSTLYRQQESGRAWFLGLNKEGQIMKGNRVKKTKPSSHFVPKPIEVCMYREPSLHEIGEKQGRSRKSSGTPTMNGGKVVNQDST
- the FGF12 gene encoding fibroblast growth factor 12 isoform X3, with protein sequence MTATVSFAPQEPQLKGIVTRLFSQQGYFLQMLPDGAIDGTKDENSDYTLFNLIPVGLRVVAIQGVKAGLYVAMNAEGYLYSSDIFTPECKFKESVFENYYVIYSSTLYRQQESGRAWFLGLNKEGQIMKGNRVKKTKPSSHFVPKPIEVCMYREPSLHEIGEKQGRSRKSSGTPTMNGGKVVNQDST